One part of the Anaeromyxobacter sp. Fw109-5 genome encodes these proteins:
- a CDS encoding DUF3015 family protein: MRSSFALAIAAVLFALPAAAQSQAESAIRGTGKYGTAGCGLGSMAFGDTPGAVQILAATTNGLFGTQTFGITTGTSNCGPGLFAMGTQNFVEANREALAKDISRGEGEAIGALTVINACEDSHKVGAALQKNFKTIFPSESASNEDVTRAILETLHGDQSLGCGKS; this comes from the coding sequence ATGCGCAGCTCCTTCGCACTCGCGATCGCCGCCGTCCTCTTCGCCCTCCCCGCCGCCGCCCAGTCGCAGGCCGAGTCCGCCATCCGCGGCACGGGCAAGTACGGGACCGCCGGCTGCGGCCTCGGCTCGATGGCCTTCGGCGACACGCCGGGCGCCGTGCAGATCCTCGCCGCCACCACGAACGGCCTCTTCGGCACGCAGACCTTCGGCATCACCACCGGCACCTCGAACTGCGGCCCGGGTCTCTTCGCCATGGGCACGCAGAACTTCGTCGAGGCCAACCGCGAGGCGCTCGCGAAGGACATCTCCCGCGGCGAGGGCGAGGCGATCGGCGCGCTCACCGTGATCAACGCCTGCGAGGACTCGCACAAGGTCGGCGCCGCCCTGCAGAAGAACTTCAAGACCATCTTCCCGAGCGAGAGCGCGTCCAACGAGGACGTGACGCGCGCCATCCTCGAGACGCTGCACGGCGACCAGAGCCTCGGCTGCGGCAAGAGCTAG
- a CDS encoding DUF4105 domain-containing protein has protein sequence MASTGAALLLCSFLLAAPAGAAEAVPSPAQAAAPHVARARAARLAEDLGWLRLGHWRKGLFGWKSEIDGPQFFLAPEGKEDPAAELEATLEGFFSSGPFADELSDPVCRFPARLAFLAARLGLDPAALPPRSCPKRDDFLARVRPAGVTLVFSSYYLNNPSSSFGHTLLRLDKAEGAREGKHFELLDYGVDYAATVDTSNAILYAVKGVFGLFKGEFKHYAYYYKVRQYGDFESRDLWEYDLAFTPDETALLARHLWELGGTWFAYWYLDENCSYHVLGALEAAAPRLELLARVRGGVVLPSDTVKALFANPGLVRAVHYRPSIRTQFEARARTLSGLELDTAVELASRPSAPFPPALAPARRVAVLDAAQDLLDLRHGRKLVMGEDPRAARLRQALLERRAELPVPSAPLQVPAPEARRPDRGHGSLRAGLMGGASRAYGGFAALEGRLALHDLADPLQGYPPTAQIEFLPARLRYYPERSRLELDDASLVKVVSLNPLSRWDQRPSWRMRVGATTVRDAGCAGCLAGVAELGGGLGLADLGGAIDLLALGDAELLGAPSLEGIRGAGARLGLGPSALVRVRAGDRAVLLADARWRYLPLATPEQTWSVSGTLRLHLTRALSLAVEARAAPEDRDVQAGLLLYR, from the coding sequence ATGGCCTCGACCGGCGCCGCGCTCCTTCTCTGTTCGTTCCTGCTCGCCGCGCCCGCGGGGGCCGCGGAGGCCGTACCCTCGCCCGCGCAGGCGGCCGCGCCCCACGTCGCGCGCGCCCGCGCCGCCCGGCTCGCCGAGGACCTCGGCTGGCTCCGGCTCGGCCACTGGCGCAAGGGGCTCTTCGGCTGGAAGAGCGAGATCGACGGCCCCCAATTCTTCCTCGCCCCCGAGGGCAAGGAGGACCCCGCCGCCGAGCTCGAGGCCACCCTCGAGGGCTTCTTCTCCTCGGGGCCCTTCGCGGACGAGCTGTCGGATCCCGTCTGCCGCTTCCCGGCCCGCCTCGCCTTCCTCGCCGCGCGGCTCGGGCTCGATCCCGCCGCGCTCCCGCCGCGCAGCTGCCCCAAGCGCGACGACTTCCTCGCCCGCGTGCGGCCGGCGGGCGTGACCCTCGTCTTCTCGTCGTACTACCTCAACAACCCGTCCTCCTCCTTCGGCCACACCCTGCTCCGGCTCGACAAGGCGGAGGGCGCGCGCGAGGGGAAGCACTTCGAGCTGCTCGACTACGGCGTGGACTACGCCGCCACCGTCGACACCTCGAACGCCATCCTCTACGCGGTGAAGGGGGTGTTCGGCCTGTTCAAGGGCGAGTTCAAGCACTACGCGTACTACTACAAGGTCCGGCAGTACGGAGACTTCGAGTCGCGCGACCTGTGGGAGTACGACCTCGCCTTCACGCCGGACGAGACCGCGCTCCTCGCCCGCCACCTGTGGGAGCTCGGCGGGACCTGGTTCGCGTACTGGTACCTCGACGAGAACTGCAGCTACCACGTGCTCGGCGCGCTGGAGGCGGCGGCGCCGCGCCTCGAGCTGCTCGCTCGCGTCCGTGGCGGGGTGGTGCTGCCCTCCGACACCGTCAAGGCGCTCTTCGCGAACCCCGGGCTCGTGCGCGCCGTCCACTACCGCCCCTCCATCCGCACGCAGTTCGAGGCGCGCGCGAGGACCCTCTCCGGCCTGGAGCTCGACACCGCGGTCGAGCTCGCCAGCCGGCCCTCGGCGCCCTTCCCCCCCGCGCTCGCGCCCGCGCGTCGCGTCGCCGTGCTCGACGCCGCCCAGGACCTGCTCGACCTGCGCCACGGGCGGAAGCTCGTCATGGGCGAGGATCCCCGCGCCGCGCGGCTGCGCCAGGCGCTGCTCGAGCGACGCGCGGAGCTGCCGGTGCCGAGCGCCCCCCTGCAGGTGCCCGCCCCCGAGGCGCGGCGGCCGGATCGCGGCCACGGCTCGCTCCGCGCCGGGCTCATGGGCGGGGCGTCGCGCGCGTACGGCGGGTTCGCCGCGCTCGAGGGCCGCCTCGCCCTCCACGACCTCGCCGATCCGCTCCAGGGCTACCCACCCACCGCGCAGATCGAGTTCCTGCCGGCGCGCCTGCGCTACTACCCGGAGCGAAGCCGGCTCGAGCTCGACGACGCCTCGCTCGTGAAGGTGGTCTCGCTGAACCCCCTCTCGCGCTGGGACCAGCGGCCGTCGTGGCGCATGCGCGTCGGGGCCACCACCGTGCGCGACGCCGGCTGCGCGGGGTGCCTCGCCGGCGTGGCCGAGCTCGGCGGCGGCCTGGGCCTCGCGGACCTCGGCGGCGCGATCGACCTCCTCGCCCTGGGCGACGCGGAGCTCCTCGGCGCGCCGAGCCTGGAGGGCATCCGCGGCGCGGGAGCGCGGCTCGGGCTCGGCCCCTCGGCCCTCGTCCGCGTCCGGGCCGGAGATCGCGCCGTCCTCCTCGCCGACGCGCGCTGGCGCTACCTGCCCCTCGCCACGCCGGAGCAGACCTGGTCCGTCTCCGGCACCCTCCGGCTGCACCTCACGCGCGCGCTCTCGCTCGCCGTCGAGGCGCGGGCCGCGCCCGAGGACCGCGACGTGCAGGCGGGCCTGCTCCTCTACCGCTGA
- a CDS encoding electron transfer flavoprotein subunit alpha/FixB family protein, producing MANVLIVAEQSGGAIRKATLHAISAGREVARRTGGELHVALLGKGIGAAAEELAGYGAEVHAADAAVLEHPLAEAHAPVVAELARAVQAAYVGAAATAMGKDLLPRVAALLEAGMATEVLGFGGDGAELTFHRPMWAGNVLAEVAIATPVKAFTVRATEFPAAAKEGKGAVIPAPVSVDAGALRTRYAGFKEVKSERPELTEARVVVAGGRGTKGDFKAVEALADELNAAVGASRAAVDAGWVPNDWQVGQTGKVVAPDLYVAAGISGAIQHLAGMKGSKVIVAVNKDPDAPIFQLADYGLVADLFKALPELTAKVKGAR from the coding sequence ATGGCGAACGTCCTCATCGTGGCGGAGCAGTCCGGCGGCGCGATCCGCAAGGCGACGTTGCACGCGATCTCGGCGGGGCGCGAGGTGGCGCGCCGCACCGGCGGGGAGCTGCACGTGGCGCTCCTGGGGAAGGGGATCGGCGCGGCGGCCGAGGAGCTCGCCGGCTACGGCGCCGAGGTGCACGCCGCCGACGCCGCGGTGCTCGAGCACCCGCTCGCCGAGGCGCACGCGCCGGTGGTGGCGGAGCTCGCCCGCGCCGTGCAGGCGGCCTACGTCGGCGCGGCGGCGACGGCGATGGGCAAGGACCTCCTGCCGCGCGTCGCCGCCCTGCTCGAGGCGGGCATGGCCACCGAGGTGCTCGGCTTCGGCGGCGACGGCGCGGAGTTGACGTTCCATCGGCCGATGTGGGCGGGCAACGTCCTCGCCGAGGTCGCCATCGCCACGCCGGTGAAGGCGTTCACCGTGCGGGCGACCGAGTTCCCCGCCGCGGCGAAGGAGGGCAAGGGGGCCGTGATCCCGGCGCCGGTGAGCGTGGACGCGGGCGCCCTGCGCACCCGCTACGCGGGGTTCAAGGAGGTGAAGAGCGAGCGGCCGGAGCTCACCGAGGCGCGCGTGGTGGTCGCGGGCGGGCGCGGCACGAAGGGCGACTTCAAGGCCGTGGAGGCGCTCGCCGACGAGCTCAACGCGGCGGTCGGGGCGAGCCGCGCGGCGGTGGACGCGGGCTGGGTGCCGAACGACTGGCAGGTCGGCCAGACCGGCAAGGTGGTCGCGCCGGACCTGTACGTCGCCGCCGGCATCTCGGGGGCGATCCAGCACCTCGCCGGCATGAAGGGCTCGAAGGTGATCGTGGCGGTGAACAAGGATCCCGACGCGCCCATCTTCCAGCTCGCCGACTACGGCCTCGTCGCCGATCTCTTCAAGGCGCTGCCGGAGCTCACCGCGAAGGTGAAGGGCGCCCGTTGA
- a CDS encoding electron transfer flavoprotein subunit beta/FixA family protein produces the protein MPLKILVTAKRVEDPESKIKVKPDGSGIVTDGVNYKMNPFDEIAVEEALRLKEKHGGEVVVASIGGEKSATELRAALAMGADRGILVRHDGPLDPVVVSALLAKVFELEKPDLVVLGKQSIDDDQNQAGQYLAARLGLAQATFASKTESLESEAEQKKQPGLALAADGKTLAVVREVDGGVETLEVTLPAVVTTDLRLNKPRFASLPGIMKAKKKELKELAAASLGVDLAPKVVVRRLSEPPARKGGVKVQDVEELWKKLHDEAKVV, from the coding sequence ATGCCCCTCAAGATCCTGGTGACCGCCAAGCGGGTGGAGGACCCGGAGTCGAAGATCAAGGTGAAGCCCGACGGCTCGGGGATCGTCACCGACGGGGTCAACTACAAGATGAACCCCTTCGACGAGATCGCCGTCGAGGAGGCGCTGCGCCTGAAGGAGAAGCACGGCGGTGAGGTGGTCGTCGCCTCCATCGGGGGCGAGAAGTCCGCCACCGAGCTCCGCGCCGCCCTGGCCATGGGCGCCGACCGCGGGATCCTCGTGCGCCACGACGGTCCGCTCGACCCGGTGGTCGTCTCCGCGCTCCTCGCCAAGGTCTTCGAGCTGGAGAAGCCGGACCTCGTGGTGCTCGGCAAGCAGTCCATCGACGACGACCAGAACCAGGCCGGCCAGTACCTCGCCGCGCGCCTGGGGCTCGCCCAGGCCACGTTCGCCTCCAAGACGGAGAGCCTCGAGAGCGAGGCGGAGCAGAAGAAGCAGCCAGGGCTCGCGCTGGCGGCGGACGGCAAGACCCTCGCCGTCGTCCGCGAGGTGGACGGCGGCGTGGAGACGCTCGAGGTGACGCTCCCGGCGGTGGTGACCACCGACCTGCGGCTCAACAAGCCGCGCTTCGCCTCCCTCCCCGGCATCATGAAGGCGAAGAAGAAGGAGCTGAAGGAGCTCGCGGCGGCCTCGCTCGGCGTGGATCTCGCGCCGAAGGTGGTGGTGCGGAGGCTCTCCGAGCCCCCCGCGCGCAAGGGCGGCGTGAAGGTGCAGGACGTCGAGGAGCTGTGGAAGAAGCTCCACGACGAGGCGAAGGTCGTCTAG
- a CDS encoding NAD-dependent epimerase/dehydratase family protein: MIAPLHVVFGAGQVGQHLARALAARGFAVRVARRGAGEVPPGAELLRGDAADAAFCAEAARGAAAVYHCMNPPYSARAWADLVPRFATNLARAAGGAGARLVVLDNLYALGRTGGHPMREDTPPAPVSRKGEIRARTQALLAEAQRRGEVRAVVGRASDFYGPGGEQSFFGPRFWPAALGGRPVTWIGNPDTPHSYHFIPDVARALAALGTADDDVLGRTFMLPCAPAEPTRALVARLSAALGREIRLRVLPRPLVRAIALAVPIVRELDEMLYQWEEPFVVDDRRFRARFPELVPVAPDAGATETVAWARERFGADR, from the coding sequence ATGATCGCTCCACTGCACGTCGTCTTCGGCGCCGGCCAGGTCGGGCAGCACCTCGCGCGAGCGCTCGCCGCCCGCGGCTTCGCCGTGCGCGTCGCTCGGCGAGGCGCGGGAGAGGTGCCTCCGGGCGCCGAGCTCCTCCGCGGCGACGCGGCCGACGCGGCGTTCTGCGCGGAGGCCGCCCGCGGCGCCGCCGCGGTGTACCACTGCATGAACCCGCCCTACTCCGCGCGCGCATGGGCGGACCTCGTCCCGCGCTTCGCGACCAACCTCGCGCGGGCCGCGGGCGGCGCCGGGGCGCGGCTCGTCGTGCTCGACAACCTCTACGCCCTCGGCAGGACCGGCGGCCACCCCATGCGCGAGGACACCCCGCCCGCTCCGGTGAGCCGGAAGGGCGAGATCCGCGCCCGCACCCAGGCGCTCCTCGCCGAGGCCCAGCGCCGCGGCGAGGTCCGCGCGGTGGTGGGGCGGGCCTCCGACTTCTACGGACCGGGCGGGGAGCAGTCGTTCTTCGGCCCGCGCTTCTGGCCCGCCGCGCTCGGCGGGAGGCCCGTGACCTGGATCGGGAACCCGGACACCCCTCACAGCTACCACTTCATCCCCGACGTCGCCCGCGCCCTGGCCGCGCTCGGCACCGCGGACGACGACGTGCTCGGCCGGACCTTCATGCTGCCCTGCGCGCCCGCGGAGCCGACGCGCGCGCTCGTCGCCCGGCTCTCCGCCGCGCTCGGCCGGGAGATCCGCCTGCGCGTGCTCCCGCGCCCGCTCGTCCGCGCGATCGCGCTCGCCGTCCCCATCGTCCGCGAGCTCGACGAGATGCTCTACCAGTGGGAAGAGCCGTTCGTGGTGGACGACCGGCGCTTCCGGGCGAGGTTCCCGGAGCTCGTGCCCGTCGCGCCCGACGCCGGCGCGACGGAGACGGTGGCCTGGGCCCGCGAGCGGTTCGGGGCGGATCGCTGA